The following nucleotide sequence is from Anguilla rostrata isolate EN2019 chromosome 3, ASM1855537v3, whole genome shotgun sequence.
TGCAAAAAATACATCACCACTGAGAATCAATAATACTCCTTACTCTGGGACAACTTTCACTTTTGACataatcagaaataaatgtgCACAGCAGAAAGCTTTAtaaactctgacagagtacgtTCTACTCTGATAGAGCACATTGGTCCTCTTGCAACTGAGCATTGTACTGTCACCACTGTTTGCTGATTTAGGATTCAATATTGGAAAGGGTAATTTGTGCTATATTTCAATCAATAGCATACCACTTGAAACACCAGAGAAggtgcacacagtaaaatattcagagttaaatcaactctggTTAACTACATTTGATCTCTCTGGGACTCTGTAAAAGTTAAATGAACTCTACATGTTACACTACAGTTTCCACATCAAGTGGTGCAGGTTTGAGTCATGCCCTGAATAGTCTCATTATCAGCCAGCATAATGCCTCACTGCACAGGATGTGAGACTTATCAGCacaagtttaaaaaaggaaatgggtGTTTCTGTCAAACCCAAAAGAACAAGATCTCCAGCTTGAGTGAGACGTTGTAATGTGGGGAATACGATGCAGGAAcatcctcccaaaaaaaaaaaacgggaaaaaaaaacactgcagccaaATTTACATGACTGTCAGACAGTAGAAAAGTGTTTATTAGTGATATACTCTATAAATTCCAGTAGTACAGAAGTGGATTGTatttaaattagatttgaaCTAGTGTTCATGTGTTATGTGTTATGCCCCCTATACAAGAAATGGGTGGCTCCTTCTAGAAAGAGTTACTGAGGTGTGCCACTCATGTTCTAAATTTAGCCAGCGCTGCTTCATAAGTACTGCCGGCAGACATCCACTAGCACCTCACTGATGTCTGCAAGGCAGAGACCCAAGACTGCGTTCCCTCCCTCGCTGTCTCTGGAGGCCTGCAGTAGCCCTGATAACGGAGCTGGGATCAGTGGGACAGTGCTCATCACAGGAAGAGACTGAAACGCTGTGTCTGCCTCTGTGCACGCCACCCTGACCGTGGGTCTGAAGTGCTTAGAAAACATAGATGAGTCATAAGAATGGCACATGGGCTGCATTGAAAGCAGTGTGGAGGTCTTATGTGTCAGATGGCCTCTATTGAAGGCCAACTCCCTAGTTTGTGTTGACCTTGGTCCCAGAGAGCTGCACGGTATGCCGGTTTACATGGTTTCTCAGCGcgtaattgatcaattaaagcagctgattacacattTAACTCAGCTCATCTGGGTTTATTGGGTCTAGGCTCATTTATGATTCTATGGTGAAAACAGACCTCAGCACTCCAGGACGCAGACATTACTTGCAAATCATTATATTTCCTGAAGTCTATCACGTGTAAACAGATTAACCTTTGCATCAGGTTTAACCACTTAAATCAGAAATTAATCAGTtaagcagggctgtgctggtgCTTTAATCGCTGTTGTTTCTtgtttaatccccccccccgccccacacacacaggtactctgATGGTAATATCGCTTCTGTCGATTGTGTATGGCGCCTTGCGGTGCAATATCCTGGCCATTAAGATCAAGTACGATGACTACGAGGTGGACGTGAAGCCTACAGCCTACCTCTGCATCTTCCTGTGGCGGAGCTTCGAGATCGCCACGCGGGTGGTGGTCCTGGTGCTCTTCAGCTCGGTTCTGCAGATCTGGGTCCTGCCGGTGGTGCTGGTCAACTTCCTCATCTTCTTCTCCTACCCCTGGATCCTGTTCTGGCAGAGCGGGTCGCCGTTCCCAGAGAACATTGAGAAGACGCTGACGCGGGTGGGCACCACCATTGTCCTGTGCCTGCTGACGTTCCTCTACGCCGGCGTCAACATGTTCTGCTGGTCGGCCGTGCAGCTCAAGCTCAACGACCCGGACCTGATCAACAAGTCGCAGAACTGGTACCGCATGGCGGTGTACTACATGCTGCGCTTCGTGGAGAACGCGACGCTCATCCTGCTCTGGTACGTGTTCCAGACCGACTTCTACCGCTTCGTCTGCTCGCCCCTGCtggtcctgcagctgctggtggGCTATGCCATCGGCATCTTCTTCATGCTGGTCTTCTACCAGTTCTGCCACCCCTGTAAGAAGCTGTTCTCCTCCAGCATCTCCCTGGGCCTGTGGGAGTGCATCAACCTCCTGTGCCTGCTCTGCGCCGTCcaccggggggaggggcccgCAGAAAAGATGGCGCTAGAGCAGCCCCCCTCAGACAAAGACATCGCCAATGACACAGCAGAGATGAACGGGAACCTCAGCCAGAGCCTGTCCAGTAACCCGTGAGCCTTGAGTGGGCCCTACAGTGAGTCTCCATTCACTGGAAGCGCAGTGACGACATTGTCACCGTATGTTGCAAGCAGGAGGCAGGGTAGGCTGGGGGGGAGATGAGCACGGCCACATACAGCATCTGCCCAAAGCAGCGAATCGGAATTAGGCTGTAGGTCGATTTCCTACGTGTGCGGCATGCCGTTATTTATGACGCAGTTATTGATCACTTCATCTGACAAACGGGACACAACCAAAAGGATCCCTGTTCCTTCTCAGAAAGAGATAACCTTGGAAAATtgctctgcagtttttttttttttttttcacgaaaCATCAGCATTAGACTCCTCAGGACGTTTGGCCCCGCCCCTGAATGCCGGAGTACATTTTTACACCGTGAGTGACATGAACCTGCCTGTCTTTGATGTGTGCTCTGCTCACTACTTACTGCTTTGCCAACTACAGTGTTACGatgcaaaaaacaaaccagTCTGCATCTTATGGCTTATGTACCGTATACATTTACATAGATTTCTACATACCTTTTCCACTGAAGCATTACAGTATTTATGTACATAGAAATAGTTTGCTGGACGACAGATACAAATAATCATATGCTTAAAATGATGGTAAATGATCCACTTGCACATCATAAAAGGGACTAcccttaaaaatgttttattttttagttgaaGGGCTCTTGGGTTTTATTTGGTCATTCCTGTTTATGGCACCATTTTATTTCCATGTTTAAAATAACTTCCATTGCCATGGGCAAAAGGAATTCTATATAAAAAAAGCTTTACCTCATCGCCTATCTCTCATTCACAGTGTAGCATCTCTTAAAGCTCGGACTACCAGATAGGATGGGTGCCTCATAATTCTATAACAGTATAGCTGCTGTGTGACAGTTCCATTACTGTATCAAATAGCGACCCTCGAGTGTGTCATATGCCAGAACATTCCAGCATGCTCACACCACATTTAGAAGCTTAATGAACTGCACCATGAGAAATGCAGTGTTAAAGCCATTTCAGTAAGGCACCATGCACTGCTTTTCACAGTCAATTACCTGTATCTCTGTGCATCCCGATTTGTCACACTATGCTAGTTAGCGTCACATGACCGCTATATATCTGCTAGAGTGTTTGTAAGTTGGAATGTTGGATGTAAATGGGTCTCTGATTTGTGcaattctttaaaatgtgtatttgtgttttacgTTTAACTTTTTGCactatttttaactttttcgGTGCAGTCATGCTAGGTTTAAAACAACTTATAATAACAAATGAAGGTAAATAGTTacaatgatattcgaatatccCAAAAATCTAAACTGTAAAGTGTACTCCACATATAAAATCCTTTTAGATGGTGTTGAAGTCAGCTTATAGTAAAATGAGTATGAAAGCATTTCTGAGGGATGGAGCCATAATTTATATATGccaaatgtgtatgtatttataacaattaattgtttttagtGAATTATTGAGTTCTTGAGGGACTGTTTTCCAAGTCATGTATTTGTATTATACTGACCTCAAGTGGCCAAAGAAATTATGTTAATTAAAATCGCAGCCTGTCTCTAGTACTGCATAAACACCCTTTTCCCCACAATTCTGACAacccccctgttgaaaacccctGTGTTGACTAAAGACAAGccacaatgtttatttattctgaagcCTGTATTGTTCCAAATGTGTCTTGTGATACAAATTGTTTACCTGTGCCATATCTGCCCTAATAGATTAGACTGACAATAAGATTGAGCCTTAAAGAGCACATAGAAGAAGCTGCATTGAGCCCCACAATACTGTGTTGCTGTGAGAGCAGTATTTTAACAGGACCTAAAGTATCTTACATGTCTGCCAGTTCATTTGTTCACTGTTGGGTATTGAATGTACCATTGCACAACTTCAAGTATCTAGGTGTTTTCTTCAGTTGCAGCTTTTTGTCACATTTAAATTTTGCCTTAATGtaaaattcataataaaaaaaataatttaaaaaaagatgttgccttttgttttgtttttattgagcaacttgcctgtgtgtgtgtgtgtgtgtatacgaaTAGAATATGGATCACACATTGGCAGTATTTTTTGCCTATTCACAGAAAATTATGTAGGAACAAACACTATTACAGGCCATAGTCAGACCTACTGGtctaaaaatatttgtatgaaaATCAACAGCAGGCTAAAGAGCAATGCACATTCAAATGTCTGAATGTGAAAAATAGATAAACTATTGTCCCTGTCTAATTTATCTCAGCCATACACATTTATTCAGCCTTGCTGTAAGCGGTTTGTAGATGTCTGGTGTGGTGTGCCATTTTGGGAATGAAGTCCCTGGAGCCTCACGGGGACCAGCAAGCCTGAGAGTTATCACCCAAGCAGTTTTCATACAATCCGAAAGGACGGTTATGCATGATAAACATTTGAGAAATTATGTAACCGCAATAATTACTGAGTGTCCTATGTACACCATACCCCAcatgctgttgccatggaaccGTGATGACCTGCTTGCAGCGGGTACAGATTTAACAGGCAATAGATTTCCATACTCACTACCCACACTGGTCACAAAAGACTCTTTTCATTTcatcatacattttatacaaaatatGGCCTGCAGACATGCTGGCCAGGGTTTGGTCCCCCTCAGACCGGAAGCCAGACCGGGGAGTTATTGACGTCCGAATTCATCACAAACTACCGGTCAATTTCTCCCACGTCTTTTCATGATGTCGCATCTGCACTCCAAAAAAGAAATCGTTGGACAGCGGTTGCACACACCACTAAGTAGGCTAGGGGAAACTCATTAAGTTGAAGACGTCACATAGGCCTGTTTATTATATAACTACTGTCCATTATTATGTGAATCCAACAGTTTTTAATTTAGTATATCCGATGACTTATTTTTGAGCCTACTTCATAATATTGTGAAACCAatgtggacttttttttttttttgagtgaaaacaCCACTATCCATCGGATATCGAAAGACCAAATTTACCCGGTCACCATGATAGCCCTGcaccatataaaatgcattgaatgcatttttaccaTCACAAAAAACTTAAGTGAAATTGCATATAAACTTGTATTGACGTAGAAGTTAAATCAATAGACCAGTATCATATCTGGTCAAAATCCCTGCTATAGATTTGTGGTATTATCAGTCACATACTGAAAGTGAAATTCCCTAGCTAAAATGCACAAGACTTATCATGTCACCTCTGgcacaatgaaaacacattgCAATGTTACTGTGTTGCTACCACATAATAATTGATATTTATGTGACCATACCACAAAATTGAGTGCACAATCATATCTATATCACATAACAAAGTTCAGAATTTGGCCACATTTCATGTTAATCAAGTATAGGCCTACCTGTCAGGCAGAAGCCGTAGGGAAGCAGGATGAAAATGGGAAGAATTACAATTTCAACGGATGCATTGTTATAGATGACACCCGATTTACCAGTATATCCTCTGCGATCAACTAGTCGATCGCAATCGACGCACTGAGCACCCTTCTTCTaaataaatggggaaaacatTAAGTACAGTAAGTTTTAGAAActgtcaaaacaaaatcacaaattagattaataattatttttttaaatcacaattttaaaaaattgcaaataatgaaaatgtcatgTATTATGGTAAGCTCTataaaatacacaacaaaataaGAGAAGAGAGATTGGGAAGATTAATAACGTTTATTTACAGCGCTGGGCCATTCCCCTGTACAGGATGTGCTCTGGTCTCTGGCCTTCCGTGGTGCAACACAAGGCAGAGCCCCCCCGGCCAGGAACCATGTGACCCAGAGACACTGCACATTCTCCacaactgcagctgcagctcaacacggcacacacacaaatctccCCCTGCTCCAGACACGCTCGTCTCGCATCTCTAACACATGGCCAAGTGTCACTGAGGCAACACCACTGCAGGTTACACTTCAACACTCTACAAGCATGTAGCAGGAAACATTCAGGTTTTCAATACCAAACAACAgacatccgtgtgtgtgtgtgtgtgtgtgtgtgtgagctcagcagTTGCATAAACGCTGCCTTTATGAAAGTCAGACAGATCTGATACTGAAGGCTGAACCAGTCAAGGGTGGGTCACTCTTTCAAAATAAGACTGCCCGCCTGTACATGGACTGTGAATCGAGAGTTATGTTTTtaaccacaaacacaattctAGTAATCattcatgaaataaaaagaacattattattagACTATCCATTCAgcaataaatgtaaacagttgGGGCAATGTGTGCAAAGAATGTGTaccacaaatatgcaattatcaAATATAAACTGAAGACCATTAGGCCTAGATTACATTTGTTTCATGTCAACCAGTCTTTCAGTTATTACTTTTTCCACAACACCACCACAATACTATTCCTTCATTTTCTTATGAAgcttaatctttttttattactgcaagccactcaatttaaaataacaataaattacaatgaaaatattttacagttttaaaattgCACCTTAAAATTAGCaccataaataattttaaaaggaacAGACTCCACTGAGATGGTCCTTCAAATGATCATTGAATCTACAACAATTCTGACAAAGTCCAAATAAGAACCTCGAGACAGAACAGATGGGGCTTCTCGAACCAATTCCAAGTGTACAAAGCACGCACAATGTTTTTCCATGAGGGCAGAAATGCGCTTACAAACAATAACAACCTCCCAATAAAGAATGGATGGAATGAATTAAATGatagaattacaaaaaaagaacgTGTTTAAAATTCATACTGTACTACGTAGCCACATTCTTCAGCATCAGCAAgaacaaaatacacatattgcTTCTCTCATTTCAGTCcaaaaacaggatttttttaatgctaaatgACTTCCTATGGTTtagttattttatgttttagctATTTTCCAGTAAACGTGTATATTGTATAAACTATTTTagagccaagaaaaaaaaaaaacatgaaaagttACTTGAAAGAATGTCCTTACCTGGTCA
It contains:
- the xk gene encoding membrane transport protein XK, yielding MRLPSSIFVSVSLFTAETTAALYLSSTYRSAGDQIWQGLTLLFTLVPSVLVQLTLTFIHRDLSRDRPLVLLLHILQLGPIVRCLEAFCIYGSVGRVEEPYVSITRKKQMPKDGLSEEVERQVGQAEGKLFTHRAAFARTSVIQAFLGSAPQLTLQLYICILQQRVSIGRGTLMVISLLSIVYGALRCNILAIKIKYDDYEVDVKPTAYLCIFLWRSFEIATRVVVLVLFSSVLQIWVLPVVLVNFLIFFSYPWILFWQSGSPFPENIEKTLTRVGTTIVLCLLTFLYAGVNMFCWSAVQLKLNDPDLINKSQNWYRMAVYYMLRFVENATLILLWYVFQTDFYRFVCSPLLVLQLLVGYAIGIFFMLVFYQFCHPCKKLFSSSISLGLWECINLLCLLCAVHRGEGPAEKMALEQPPSDKDIANDTAEMNGNLSQSLSSNP